Below is a genomic region from Nilaparvata lugens isolate BPH chromosome 3, ASM1435652v1, whole genome shotgun sequence.
tattattatgatactCAAAATATTACATACACTGCAGGTATGACTCCTGCATCACAAAATTGTGAATGACCAACCTTTTCCTGTtcaaaagattattattatctgCTGCTAGTTTCTCCTGCTGCTTGCAATTCATACCGAGCAAATAGAGTTGCTATATATAGTTTGAGTATTACCTGCTGCTAGTTTCTCCTGCTGCTTGCAATTCATACCGAGCAAATAGAGTTGCTATATCTAGTTTGAGCTTAGCTTGCATTCGTGGTGACAACTTCTTAAAACTTCGAGCATAGCTTAGAAAGAAAAGATCAACCTCATCCATAGTTGTATTAGTATTTTGTTTGATTTTCTCCTCTATGTATTTCACTATAATGTCTTCAGGTTGTTCAACTTGTTGCACTTCTCGGGTTCTATTCAAAGAAGTATTAATTACCACTGGCACCTCTTCAATGTTCAATTCGCGATTTTTGTGATGATCGTCTTCTTTGATGATTACTTGCACTTCTGGGATATGGATTTCACCAGTTCTTTCAAACTTGAAATCGTCCAGAAACCTGAGCAGTTCTGCCCACGGCCAGTTTCGGTATTTCTTGTACTCCTGTCCAGTTTGgcattgatttgatttcagAAATCTATTATAGTTGTCCTTGAGGTTTTTCCATTTTATACACCATTGTTTTCCTGCAAGAAAAACCTTATTTATAATAACGATAATGTGACAGTCTGACAATAACATAATTCTTTCCCTATAACCTTAGGTAAGGTATTCTTATCCCTATAACCTTTTGAGCTTAACGTCAATTGGACATTCTTATTTTATGAGATTTATAACTGTTGGTGTAATGAATTCAGTGAAGTGATATGGAAATCACTGTAAGAgaattatttcttattctatactgaaacaatttgggGAGAATTTGCTGGGAATAATATTACTATAAAATGTCTTCCCAAAAGTGGGAAAATTACATTTTAGTCATAAACAAAAATTCTGCTTGCAATCAGTTAGTGGACtaacattataaatttataatgattaatatTGGAAGCTACAGTAGGCTACAGAATCAAAAATTTTGTGGCAACATTTTCCAGAACTCGTCTgtcatgaaaaaaattattgacagCTAATTAAAATTTgcaagaaaaaggaagagaagattCTTCTTActctttctgttcctcttcttcttagAGTTCTTCTTCCTACAGTTCTTTATCTTCTTACTGTTGTTATATTGTCAGCCATTGATTGAAAGATTGGGAATGCGAACTGTTTTTAACCAGTGTGATCTCAACTCCTTGGATTTTCTGAAAAGTCACCCTCACACACTCCAAATGTGAAGGCAATACACGTGACCCAAATAAAGAAAAACAAGATCATATTGACATAGGTACCACACTTACGACTGGCCAAGCAAGACTGACATCAATTACCCAATTAACACTACTACTGAGCATACATAAATCTAAGGAGAAAGGGTTTGAGGTAGATTAATTGACCTCCCACTCTACTCCCTGAATGAAGAAAAGAATACAAAAATCTCATCCGTTAATTTGATGTGCCACCTTGATAATTACATAGAGTAATATTTGTGGttcaataaattctattaggaATCTTTTGtgttatgatattttatgaCAAAGTCCAATCAGTACAACGGTTGGCTATCGATTGATAAAGAATTGAATCTATGTTTTTCCCAGACCCTATAGTTTAGATTCTAGAACCTATAAAGAGATTAATGTCAGGTCAGTGGAAATTATAGAACGGCATATTTCTCAATTCTCTGTCTCTACTTATATTTTAAAAAGCTATAATTGTTATACcaataatgatcaattctatctaaaataaattttatttaccaGGGATATcaccattttcaaattatcatggaaacatgaatttataatattaagacTACATTTTTGGTAGTGTagctttttataataaattcttcTTGATCAACATAAAATTCGGTAATGTTGTAATGCTAGTAAAGGGTGATGTTATTTGCATTGcttaatgacagacaaggataacacACTAATTTTAATCAGGAACTGACTTTATCATGTCAGGAATTTGACCAAACTTAACCCTAGAcaaacccaacctaacctaataaACAGAACCCCATAAATACTCTACTGCATTATAGTTGTACCGTATTATTGGTGTCCTCGTTCCATCAAAAAAGAAATAGCCTAATGGTGAAAATTGTGGCCTACTGATAAACACTTTTGAGTGTAATAAAGAGCAATAAACTACTAAAAGAGTaattttaagtttatttatcttatttACTTACCATTTCCTCTTCCCATCTGATTTGCGATTTCCATCCAAGCTTCTGTTTTCTTATCACGATTTCTATAATCAGTATCATGTACATCATATATTAAACGTCTTTCTCTAACTAATTCAATTAACTTTTTAGTTTCCATGTTGACGCTaccaatattttttgaattttcgttCAAAATAACTCCTGAATGCTAGAGTTATTGACCGCGTTCTGATTTTGACGTCTGCCTCGTCAGCTGCTGGTACCGTGTGCTATTTGTCTATCAGCTGTTACGTTTAAAGAACGCGGAAATGAGAACGTTGAACACGGAACGCCTGACCTCTGACCGCGCACTGTCTGCGCATACATGCAGAGCTGCTGGTGGGGATTTTATCAACTACAAGAGCACTCCTGCCTGATTCCTGTTTTTCATCAATGCTTTGAGCATCAAtaacattcaataataaaatactatTAAAGTATTTCAATGTAATTCTTATACCAGCgcgatgattataggcctatttttatcATCTATACTATTTTTATACCGTTCATAGAGAAAGGAATGGCTTATACCATAGCCATCTCTAATACATGTTATTTTGTATTACATGTAATTCATGttatgtattagaggtggctatgattatacatgtacgggacaCGAAGTAGATGTTTGATACCatgcatcatcacatctgaactactcaGACGTaacaatttccatcggactattttcgcgAGGTTAACTATAATTTGGATACTGAAGCTCCGACTATGATACATTAAagatttattctttttttttttgaagacaTATTTAATTGATAGATTTAAAAAACTGTGACGGACTTACAAATCACTAACACACGCGCGTGTGTACCACAAAAACGCGCACTTTAGCCTCTTTGTCAGCTCAATgataattcatcaaaaataaattgatattctcttatcattttataatttcGTTTATCTTACAAttctacaaaatattttacaaaatcttACATAAcaacaatcagaaaaaataccATCCTTAGGTACAAAGACAAAATAAACAAGATATTCATGGTAATGGTGGACCTACATTGAACTTGTCCGTCCTTTTCTCAACGGTATTGATGGATAGGGAGTTGATTATagtcgagagagagagagagagagcgaaagATATCGTCAGTCCCTCTTTTATCCGTACGTGTTTCTGTGGTATTGATAGAGGATttgattagagagagagagagagtgagtgagagagagtaaaaCATCACCAGTCGTGTGCGGACGAACGGATAAAATATTGGTTTTAATGTAGGTCCACCCTAAATCATGCCAAGTTCATTGATGGTAGTCTCACCACTAACCTTTTGTTTTAATTCCTGCAGATGCCTTGTGAGCTGATCTACAGTATTTTGAAGTAAAGAAAATTGCCCGCATGTGGGGCAGCTAGTGTCTAGGTGTGGACATTGGTTTAAATATCCGTGAGGACCAGTTATCAGTCTAACATCTTGGAGAGCTCcctgtaaataaaataattcaacaataatgaaaaatcatgATTATAGTTTGTTGAAGAGATAAATCAAAGTTTCAAAACAGAAAGGTGATAACGGATATTATTACAAAGATCTACGGTAATTTTTCTAGATAAATATAGCACGTccatttatgtttatgtttcaaGTCTGGTACGTTACTTCTTGTCTATCTGATGTCAGTAAATGTTCGCTATCCAAACATGCTCCAGAAACTTACAAAAATCACAACTTCTGAACATAAAATGTTCATTATATCGCAAAAGCATTTGGAAGATATCTTACAGCagtcaacaaataaataaaataatcccTACAACACACTGTCAAAACTAGCAAGAGATGAATGAGTGGAAAACAGAGAGCCGCATGTGGAGAATTGATGAATGGAGCTATCCGTCACTTCCCCCTCTTACCGTTTTGACAACAGTTTTCgcttttttctcttccttctttcttAATAGTGGAGAGTGGTCAACATGAGTGCGTGCACGCGAAACGAAAAGGGGTCTTCCTGTCTATTGTGGTTTTCATTCATTCTGATTCATAAATCCTCAATATTACTAGATCCCAGAAAAGAAGTTTCCATTGATCAAGTTTCTAAACGC
It encodes:
- the LOC111064541 gene encoding uncharacterized protein LOC111064541 isoform X2, which produces METKKLIELVRERRLIYDVHDTDYRNRDKKTEAWMEIANQMGRGNGKQWCIKWKNLKDNYNRFLKSNQCQTGQEYKKYRNWPWAELLRFLDDFKFERTGEIHIPEVQVIIKEDDHHKNRELNIEEVPVVINTSLNRTREVQQVEQPEDIIVKYIEEKIKQNTNTTMDEVDLFFLSYARSFKKLSPRMQAKLKLDIATLFARYELQAAGETSSR
- the LOC111064541 gene encoding uncharacterized protein LOC111064541 isoform X1, yielding METKKLIELVRERRLIYDVHDTDYRNRDKKTEAWMEIANQMGRGNGKQWCIKWKNLKDNYNRFLKSNQCQTGQEYKKYRNWPWAELLRFLDDFKFERTGEIHIPEVQVIIKEDDHHKNRELNIEEVPVVINTSLNRTREVQQVEQPEDIIVKYIEEKIKQNTNTTMDEVDLFFLSYARSFKKLSPRMQAKLKLDIATLFARYELQAAGETSSR